The following are encoded in a window of Phragmites australis chromosome 22, lpPhrAust1.1, whole genome shotgun sequence genomic DNA:
- the LOC133904994 gene encoding dihydrolipoyllysine-residue acetyltransferase component 5 of pyruvate dehydrogenase complex, chloroplastic-like: protein MAGLLHLHSTMLPSASALRRRAGVAASSSSFSSRRRCRVEAKIREIFMPALSSTMTEGKIVSWTAAEGDRLAKGDPVVVVESDKADMDVETFHDGILAAVLVPAGESAPVGSAIALLAESEEEIPLAQSQAASFSPSASPPPPQETAAQEASPPPPPPPPPAPVAVSAPAPPSPATQGGARVVASPYAKKLAMDLGVDLFSVTGSGPGGRIVAKDVEAAAATPKKAAPVAAPGPDVPLGSTVPFTTMQGAVSKNMVESLAVPTFRVGYTMTTDALDQLYKKIKSKGVTMTALLAKATAMALVQHPVVNSSCRDGKSFTYNSSINIAVAVAMDGGLITPVLQDADKVDIYSLSRKWKELVDKARAKQLQPHEYNSGTFTLSNLGMFGVDRFDAILPPGTGAIMAVGASQPTVVGTKDGRIGIKNQLQVNVTADHRVIYGADLAAFLQTLSKIIEDPKDLTF from the exons ATGGccggcctcctccacctccactcgACGATGCTCCCCTCGGCGTCcgcgctccgccgccgcgcgggcGTGGCCGCAtcgtcctcctccttctcctcccgccgccgctgccgggtGGAGGCCAAGATCCGGGAGATCTTCATGCCGGCGCTCAGCTCCACCATGACCGAGGGCAAGATCGTCTCCTGGACCGCCGCCGAGGGCGACCGCCTCGCCAAGGGCGaccccgtcgtcgtcgtcgagtCTGACAAGGCCGACATGGACGTCGAGACCTTCCACGACGGAATCCTCGCTGCGGTCCTCGTGCCCGCCGGCGAGTCCGCGCCCGTCGGCTCCGCCATCGCGCTCCTCGCGGAGTCTGAGGAGGAGATCCCGCTCGCTCAGTCCCAGGCCGCTTCCTTCTCCCCATCTgcctcaccgccgcctccgCAAGAAACCGCCGCCCAAGAAGCATCCCCTCccccgccaccacctcctcctccggcacCGGTGGCTGTCTCTGCTCCCGCGCCGCCCTCGCCAGCGACACAAGGCGGGGCGCGGGTGGTTGCGTCGCCCTACGCCAAGAAGCTCGCCATGGACCTCGGCGTTGATCTTTTCTCGGTCACGGGGTCAGGCCCGGGCGGGCGAATTGTGGCCAAGGATGTTGAGGCTGCGGCGGCTACGCCCAAGAAGGCTGCACCAGTGGCTGCTCCAGGGCCGGATGTGCCATTGGGGTCGACAGTGCCATTCACGACAATGCAGGGCGCTGTCAGCAAGAACATGGTGGAGAGCCTTGCTGTCCCGACATTCAGGGTCGGGTACACCATGACAACTGATGCTCTCGATCAGCTCTACAAGAAA ATTAAGTCGAAGGGGGTGACAATGACAGCTCTGTTGGCAAAGGCTACAGCAATGGCGCTGGTGCAGCATCCTGTGGTGAACTCCAGCTGCAGGGATGGGAAGAGCTTCACATACAATAGTAGCATCAACATCGCTGTTGCAGTGGCCATGGATGGTGGGTTGATTACTCCTGTGCTTCAGGATGCTGATAAG GTTGACATTTATTCGTTGTCGAGGAAATGGAAGGAGCTGGTTGATAAGGCACGAGCAAAGCAGCTCCAGCCCCATGAGTACAACTCTG GTACATTTACTCTTTCAAATCTTGGCATGTTTGGAGTTGATAGATTTGATGCAATCTTGCCACCTGGAACT GGAGCAATCATGGCCGTTGGAGCATCACAACCGACAGTAGTTGGTACAAAAGATGGTAGAATTGGGATCAAGAACCAATTGCAG GTCAATGTTACCGCTGATCATCGGGTTATTTATGGAGCTGATCTTGCTGCTTTTCTGCAAACACTCTCCAAGATAATTGAGGATCCCAAGGATCTTACGTTTTAG
- the LOC133904995 gene encoding uncharacterized protein LOC133904995: MAADWSGRSEVDTSRAFRSVKEAVAVFGERLLVREAQFRPSAGARCDRRVGREGNPKASAAAIAASSSKLEGSDGVRASGLLTRESHSKASATYNLKQEGSSHNPAPNLLPVPRAISDDVPMYLVPSSPPFFASSPSLANDDDEEQERKEADLMVMSSMKKLEEEAARTRQEVAQLKRRLAEMELSMATLNAKLHRALSKLAHMEADKAAAERASIERGRSGDMALTVWAERRGPSRQPLGHLLGLGEADGEVVTGGRTVAPARRKVQKQKPIVPLVVPLINGVLFSKKRRMKDKESMYMKELYSLLRLS; the protein is encoded by the coding sequence ATGGCCGCCGATTGGTCGGGCCGTTCAGAGGTCGACACCTCCCGCGCCTTCCGGTCCGTTAAGGAGGCGGTCGCCGTGTTTGGTGAACGTCTCCTGGTCAGGGAAGCCCAGTTCAGGCCAAGTGCCGGTGCGCGATGCGACCGTCGTGTTGGCAGGGAGGGGAACCCCAAGGCGAGTGCCGCTGCCATTGCTGCTTCGAGTTCAAAGCTTGAGGGGAGTGATGGCGTTAGAGCTTCTGGCCTTCTCACAAGGGAAAGCCACTCCAAGGCAAGTGCCACTTACAATCTCAAGCAAGAGGGAAGTAGTCATAACCCTGCTCCAAACCTACTGCCAGTGCCGAGGGCAATTTCAGATGACGTGCCAATGTACTTGGtgccctcctcgccgccgttctttgcgtcgtcgccgtcgctggccaatgacgacgacgaggagcaaGAGCGCAAGGAAGCCGACCTCATGGTAATGAGCTCCATGAAGAAGCTGGAGGAAGAGGCGGCCAGGACACGGCAGGAGGTGGCACAGCTCAAGAGGAGGCTGGCCGAGATGGAGCTGTCCATGGCTACGCTCAACGCGAAGCTCCACCGGGCGCTCTCGAAGCTGGCGCACATGGAGGCCGacaaggcggcggcggagcgggcCAGCATCGAGAGAGGCCGCAGCGGCGACATGGCGCTGACGGTCTGGGCCGAGCGGCGCGGCCCGAGCAGGCAGCCGTTGGGCCACCTGCTGGGGCTTGGCGAGGCCGATGGGGAGGTGGTGACTGGCGGCCGGACTGTGGCGCCGGCGAGAAGGAAGGTGCAGAAGCAGAAGCCGATTGTGCCGCTGGTTGTTCCTCTCATCAATGGCGTGCTGTTCTccaagaagaggaggatgaaggACAAGGAGAGCATGTACATGAAAGAGCTTTACAGCTTGCTAAGGCTGAGCTAG
- the LOC133904762 gene encoding probable leucine-rich repeat receptor-like protein kinase At5g63930: protein MVETRRYCPCASHGFLLIVLLFFLSMFHDASVAAAAADASSSPTQETVDIMSNLSSLVGNRWNTTSNPNPCNWSGISCSSSGSGSFLAVTGIVLSNYGLSNSSIFAPICRLDTLQNLDLSRNSFTDLSGHFFSSSCSMKAGLRFLNLSSNQLAHPLSDLSGFPQLEVLDLSLNLFTSGNLSADLSSFPNLMSLNLSTNKLNGDVPTSMVGSLAELVLSGNQLSGAIPQVLFKYENLTLLDLSQNDLTGAVPDEFKSLTKLENLLLSENKLSGEIPGSLSIVTTLSRFAANQNNFTGPIPSRITNHVRMLDLSYNNLNGAIPSDFLSHPGLQTVDLTSNWVEGTIPGNLSRSLFRLRLGGNRLGGNIPDSICDDMKLAYLELDNNQLTGNIPSKLGKCNSLSLLNLASNKLQGPVPGAISSLDKLVVLKLQNNSLSGPIPSTFSDLRSLSTLNLSQNSFNGEIPRDIYKLSKLSILDLQNNNISGDIPISIGLLESLIELNLGNNSLNGTIPTMPTSLSTLLNLSHNLLSGSIPSNIGNLRDLEILDLSYNNLSGEVPSSLGYLQSLTQLVLSYNILSGSVPRFRQSVQISITGNPDLANGAGNNTDTPTTGKRRTHTVFIVIFAIAGALIGLCLLAAIVMISLSKRIYRVEDERLPAGEGVAQIINGHLITMNSIHTSAIEFMKAMEAVSNHQNIFLKTRFCTYYKAVMPNGSTYSVKRLNWSDKIFQIGSQEKFGHELEVLGKLSNSNVMVPLAYVLTEYNAYLLYEHVYKGTVFDFLHGGKSDVLDWPSRYSIAYGVAQGLTFLHGCTQPVLLLDLSTWTIHLKSVNEPQIGDIELYKTIDPSKSTGSFSTIAGTVGYIPPEYAYTMRLTMAGNVYSFGVILLELLTGKQSVSGGIELAKWALSLSARPDQREQILDARVSRTSVAVHSQMLSVLNIALSCVALSPDARPKMRNVLRMLFDAK, encoded by the exons ATGGTGGAGACGAGGAGGTACTGTCCCTGTGCCAGCCATGGCTTTTTGCTGATAGTACTACTCTTCTTCTTGTCCATGTTTCACGATGCGTctgtggccgccgccgccgccgatgcgtCGTCTTCCCCAACGCAAGAAACCGTCGACATCATGTCGAACCTCTCGAGTCTTGTGGGTAACCGGTGGAACACCACCTCGAATCCGAATCCGTGCAACTGGAGTGGAATCAGCTGCTCGAGCTCTGGTTCCGGTTCATTCTTGGCGGTGACAGGCATTGTTCTGTCCAACTACGGCCTATCCAACTCCTCCATCTTTGCCCCCATTTGCCGTCTCGACACCTTGCAAAATCTTGACCTTTCCAGAAATTCGTTCACGGATCTATCCGGccattttttctcttcttcttgctcCATGAAGGCAGGGTTGCGGTTCCTCAATCTGAGTAGCAACCAGTTAGCTCATCCGCTCAGCGATTTATCGGGTTTCCCCCAGTTGGAGGTTCTTGATTTGTCCTTGAATCTTTTTACTAGTGGAAATTTGAGCGCAGACTTGAGTTCTTTTCCCAATTTGATGAGCTTGAACCTTAGTACCAATAAGTTGAATGGTGACGTTCCTACCAGTATGGTCGGCTCTTTGGCGGAGTTGGTGCTGTCTGGTAATCAATTGAGTGGTGCAATTCCTCAGGTTTTGTTTAAATATGAAAATCTTACTTTGCTGGATCTCAGCCAGAATGATCTAACTGGTGCTGTCCCAGATGAGTTCAAGAGTCTCACCAAGCTCGAGAATTTGCTCCTTTCAGAAAATAAACTGAGTGGGGAAATACCAGGGAGTCTGTCGATTGTGACGACGCTGTCTCGGTTTGCAGCTAACCAGAACAACTTTACTGGTCCAATCCCCAGCAGGATTACCAATCATGTCAGAATGTTGGATTTGAGTTATAACAATCTGAATGGGGCGATCCCCTCAGATTTCCTCTCGCATCCGGGGCTGCAGACTGTTGATCTTACCAGCAACTGGGTTGAAGGGACTATCCCCGGCAACTTGTCTCGAAGCCTCTTCCGGTTGAGGCTTGGTGGAAACAGGCTTGGTGGGAACATCCCAGACTCCATTTGTGATGACATGAAGTTGGCTTATCTTGAGTTGGATAACAATCAGTTGACTGGAAATATACCTTCAAAACTTGGTAAATGCAACAGCTTGTCGTTGTTGAATCTGGCATCAAATAAGCTGCAGGGTCCAGTGCCTGGTGCTATTAGCAGCCTCGACAAACTGGTTGTTCTGAAGCTTCAAAATAACAGTCTCAGTGGACCTATCCCAAGTACATTTTCTGATTTAAGAAGCCTGAGCACACTGAATCTTAGTCAGAATTCGTTCAATGGAGAGATTCCAAGGGACATCTACAAGTTATCAAAGCTTTCTATCTTGGATTTGCAAAACAACAATATCAGCGGTGACATTCCAATTTCAATCGGTTTATTAGAATCTCTAATCGAGCTCAATCTGGGGAATAATTCTCTGAATGGCACCATCCCAACCATGCCAACTAGCTTGAGCACTCTTCTTAATCTTAGTCACAACCTTCTTTCTGGATCTATTCCTTCAAATATTGGCAATTTAAGGGATTTAGAGATTCTTGATCTTTCATACAACAATTTGTCTGGTGAGGTACCATCTTCACTAGGGTACCTGCAAAGCTTAACACAGTTGGTGCTTTCTTATAATATTCTTTCTGGGTCTGTTCCTAGATTTCGGCAGTCCGTGCAAATTAGCATCACTGGAAATCCTGATCTCGCCAATGGTGCAGGAAACAATACTGACACTCCTACTACTGGTAAGAGAAGGACACACACAGTTTTCATCGTCATCTTTGCTATTGCCGGAGCTCTTATTGGATTATGCTTGCTTGCTGCTATTGTTATGATCTCATTATCAAAGAGAATTTACCGTGTTGAAGATGAAAGGCTACCAGCTGGGGAGGGTGTTGCTCAAATCATCAATGGCCACCTCATAACTATGAACAGCATCCACACCTCTGCAATTGAGTTCATGAAAGCAATGGAAGCAGTCTCCAATCACCAGAACATCTTTCTGAAGACCAGATTCTGCACCTACTACAAGGCTGTAATGCCTAATGGCTCAACCTACTCTGTAAAAAGGCTTAACTGGAGTGACAAGATATTCCAAATTGGGAGCCAAGAGAAGTTTGGCCACGAGCTTGAGGTACTTGGGAAGCTCAGCAATTCCAATGTCATGGTACCATTGGCCTATGTGTTGACAGAATACAATGCGTACCTCCTCTATGAGCATGTGTACAAGGGCACAGTTTTTGACTTCCTCCATGGTGGAAAGTCAGATGTTCTTGACTGGCCGTCACGGTACAGCATTGCTTATGGGGTGGCCCAAGGGCTGACCTTTCTTCATGGGTGTACTCAGCCAGTTCTGCTTCTTGATCTGTCCACATGGACTATCCACTTGAAATCAGTGAATGAACCTCAGATAGGAGATATTGAGCTTTACAAAACTATCGATCCTTCTAAGAGCACGGGGAGCTTTTCAACAATTGCTGGTACAGTTGGTTACATTCCACCAG AGTATGCATACACTATGAGGCTGACGATGGCTGGCAATGTTTATAGCTTTGGAGTCATTTTACTGGAGCTGTTGACAGGGAAACAATCAGTCAGCGGTGGCATTGAGTTAGCCAAGTGGGCTCTCAGCCTTTCAGCCAGGCCTGATCAAAGGGAGCAGATCCTTGATGCCAGGGTCTCGAGAACTTCAGTTGCTGTTCACAGCCAGATGTTGTCGGTCCTGAACATCGCTCTCTCTTGTGTTGCCTTGTCTCCAGATGCTCGGCCAAAGATGCGCAACGTCTTGAGGATGCTCTTCGATGCAAAGTGA
- the LOC133904479 gene encoding uncharacterized protein LOC133904479, with product MGPPQRQQQDQARTAGSACVWVVAALLLLAMLAGGGCLVLYLTLPPAKVPQWLPAAGLALVALPWAFWIVTCAYRCCCSANAEAEAAAGNYVERQPSSRTGVASVAPMPSSKSLKSARAGASARHADGSPAAGSPTASSGARRVRFGDTTVLGEEHAAGKDHGSSVHSNESEAPLAYSMNSS from the coding sequence ATGGGGCCGCCGCAGAGGCAGCAGCAGGATCAGGCGCGGACAGCGGGGAGCGCGTGCGTGTGGGTTGTGGCGGCGCTGCTCCTCCTGGCCATGCTGGCCGGCGGTGGGTGCCTGGTGCTCTACCTCACGCTGCCGCCGGCCAAGGTCCCGCAGTGGCTACCGGCCGCCGGGCTCGCGCTCGTCGCGCTCCCCTGGGCGTTCTGGATCGTCACGTGTGCGTACCGGTGCTGCTGCTCGGCGaacgcggaggcggaggcggcggcagggaATTACGTGGAGCGGCAGCCGTCGTCGAGGACGGGCGTCGCCTCCGTGGCGCCGATGCCGAGCAGCAAGAGCCTCAAGAGCGCGCGAGCCGGCGCCAGCGCGAGGCACGCCGACGGGTCGCCCGCCGCAGGGTCCCCCACCGCAAGCAGCGGCGCGCGGCGGGTGCGGTTCGGTGACACTACTGTGCTAGGGGAGGAGCACGCCGCGGGGAAGGACCACGGCTCGTCGGTGCACTCGAACGAGAGCGAGGCGCCCCTCGCCTACTCCATGAACTCTTCATGA